NNNNNNNNNNNNNNNNNNNNNNNNNNNNNNNNNNNNNNNNNNNNNNNNNNNNNNNNNNNNNNNNNNNNNNNNNNNNNNNNNNNNNNNNNNNNNNNNNNNNNNNNNNNNNNNNNNNNNNNNNNNNNNNNNNNNNNNNNNNNNNNNNNNNNNNNNNNNNNNNNNNNNNNNNNNNNNNNNNNNNNNNNNNNNNNNNNNNNNNNNNNNNNNNNNNNNNNNNNNNNNNNNNNNNNNNNNNNNNNNNNNNNNNNNNNNNNNNNNNNNNNNNNNNNNNNNNNNNNNNNNNNNNNNNNNNNNNNNNNNNNNNNNNNNNNNNNNNNNNNNNNNNNNNNNNNNNNNNNNNNNNNNNNNNNNNNNNNNNNNNNNNNNNNNNNNNNNNNNNNNNNNNNNNNNNNNNNNNNNNNNNNNNNNNNNNNNNNNNNNNNNNNNNNNNNNNNNNNNNNNNNNNNNNNNNNNNNNNNNNNNNNNNNNNNNNNNNNNNNNNNNNNNNNNNNNNNNNNNNNNNNNNNNNNNNNNNNNNNNNNNNNNNNNNNNNNNNNNNNNNNNNNNNNNNNNNNNNNNNNNNNNNNNNNNNNNNNNNNNNNNNNNNNNNNNNNNNNNNNNNNNNNNNNNNNNNNNNNNNNNNNNNNNNNNNNNNNNNNNNNNNNNNNNNNNNNNNNNNNNNNNNNNNNNNNNNNNNNNNNNNNNNNNNNNNNNNNNNNNNNNNNNNNNNNNNNNNNNNNNNNNNNNNNNNNNNNNNNNNNNNNNNNNNNNNNNNNNNNNNNNNNNNNNNNNNNNNNNNNNNNNNNNNNNNNNNNNNNNNNNNNNNNNNNNNNNNNNNNNNNNNNNNNNNNNNNNNNNNNNNNNNNNNNNNNNNNNNNNNNNNNNNNNNNNNNNNNNNNNNNNNNNNNNNNNNNNNNNNNNNNNNNNNNNNNNNNNNNNNNNNNNNNNNNNNNNNNNNNNNNNNNNNNNNNNNNNNNNNNNNNNNNNNNNNNNNNNNNNNNNNNNNNNNNNNNNNNNNNNNNNNNNNNNNNNNNNNNNNNNNNNNNNNNNNNNNNNNNNNNNNNNNNNNNNNNNNNNNNNNNNNNNNNNNNNNNNNNNNNNNNNNNNNNNNNNNNNNNNNNNNNNNNNNNNNNNNNNNNNNNNNNNNNNNNNNNNNNNNNNNNNNNNNNNNNNNNNNNNNNNNNNNNNNNNNNNNNNNNNNNNNNNNNNNNNNNNNNNNNNNNNNNNNNNNNNNNNNNNNNNNNNNNNNNNNNNNNNNNNNNNNNNNNNNNNNNNNNNNNNNNNNNNNNNNNNNNNNNNNNNNNNNNNNNNNNNNNNNNNNNNNNNNNNNNNNNNNNNNNNNNNNNNNNNNNNNNNNNNNNNNNNNNNNNNNNNNNNNNNNNNNNNNNNNNNNNNNNNNNNNNNNNNNNNNNNNNNNNNNNNNNNNNNNNNNNNNNNNNNNNNNNNNNNNNNNNNNNNNNNNNNNNNNNNNNNNNNNNNNNNNNNNNNNNNNNNNNNNNNNNNNNNNNNNNNNNNNNNNNNNNNNNNNNNNNNNNNNNNNNNNNNNNNNNNNNNNNNNNNNNNNNNNNNNNNNNNNNNNNNNNNNNNNNNNNNNNNNNNNNNNNNNNNNNNNNNNNNNNNNNNNNNNNNNNNNNNNNNNNNNNNNNNNNNNNNNNNNNNNNNNNNNNNNNNNNNNNNNNNNNNNNNNNNNNNNNNNNNNNNNNNNNNNNNNNNNNNNNNNNNNNNNNNNNNNNNNNNNNNNNNNNNNNNNNNNNNNNNNNNNNNNNNNNNNNNNNNNNNNNNNNNNNNNNNNNNNNNNNNNNNNNNNNNNNNNNNNNNNNNNNNNNNNNNNNNNNNNNNNNNNNNNNNNNNNNNNNNNNNNNNNNNNNNNNNNNNNNNNNNNNNNNNNNNNNNNNNNNNNNNNNNNNNNNNNNNNNNNNNNNNNNNNNNNNNNNNNNNNNNNNNNNNNNNNNNNNNNNNNNNNNNNNNNNNNNNNNNNNNNNNNNNNNNNNNNNNNNNNNNNNNNNNNNNNNNNNNNNNNNNNNNNNNNNNNNNNNNNNNNNNNNNNNNNNNNNNNNNNNNNNNNNNNNNNNNNNNNNNNNNNNNNNNNNNNNNNNNNNNNNNNNNNNNNNNNNNNNNNNNNNNNNNNNNNNNNNNNNNNNNNNNNNNNNNNNNNNNNNNNNNNNNNNNNNNNNNNNNNNNNNNNNNNNNNNNNNNNNNNNNNNNNNNNNNNNNNNNNNNNNNNNNNNNNNNNNNNNNNNNNNNNNNNNNNNNNNNNNNNNNNNNNNNNNNNNNNNNNNNNNNNNNNNNNNNNNNNNNNNNNNNNNNNNNNNNNNNNNNNNNNNNNNNNNNNNNNNNNNNNNNNNNNNNNNNNNNNNNNNNNNNNNNNNNNNNNNNNNNNNNNNNNNNNNNNNNNNNNNNNNNNNNNNNNNNNNNNNNNNNNNNNNNNNNNNNNNNNNNNNNNNNNNNNNNNNNNNNNNNNNNNNNNNNNNNNNNNNNNNNNNNNNNNNNNNNNNNNNNNNNNNNNNNNNNNNNNNNNNNNNNNNNNNNNNNNNNNNNNNNNNNNNNNNNNNNNNNNNNNNNNNNNNNNNNNNNNNNNNNNNNNNNNNNNNNNNNNNNNNNNNNNNNNNNNNNNNNNNNNNNNNNNNNNNNNNNNNNNNNNNNNNNNNNNNNNNNNNNNNNNNNNNNNNNNNNNNNNNNNNNNNNNNNNNNNNNNNNNNNNNNNNNNNNNNNNNNNNNNNNNNNNNNNNNNNNNNNNNNNNNNNNNNNNNNNNNNNNNNNNNNNNNNNNNNNNNNNNNNNNNNNNNNNNNNNNNNNNNNNNNNNNNNNNNNNNNNNNNNNNNNNNNNNNNNNNNNNNNNNNNNNNNNNNNNNNNNNNNNNNNNNNNNNNNNNNNNNNNNNNNNNNNNNNNNNNNNNNNNNNNNNNNNNNNNNNNNNNNNNNNNNNNNNNNNNNNNNNNNNNNNNNNNNNNNNNNNNNNNNNNNNNNNNNNNNNNNNNNNNNNNNNNNNNNNNNNNNNNNNNNNNNNNNNNNNNNNNNNNNNNNNNNNNNNNNNNNNNNNNNNNNNNNNNNNNNNNNNNNNNNNNNNNNNNNNNNNNNNNNNNNNNNNNNNNNNNNNNNNNNNNNNNNNNNNNNNNNNNNNNNNNNNNNNNNNNNNNNNNNNNNNNNNNNNNNNNNNNNNNNNNNNNNNNNNNNNNNNNNNNNNNNNNNNNNNNNNNNNNNNNNNNNNNNNNNNNNNNNNNNNNNNNNNNNNNNNNNNNNNNNNNNNNNNNNNNNNNNNNNNNNNNNNNNNNNNNNNNNNNNNNNNNNNNNNNNNNNNNNNNNNNNNNNNNNNNNNNNNNNNNNNNNNNNNNNNNNNNNNNNNNNNNNNNNNNNNNNNNNNNNNNNNNNNNNNNNNNNNNNNNNNNNNNNNNNNNNNNNNNNNNNNNNNNNNNNNNNNNNNNNNNNNNNNNNNNNNNNNNNNNNNNNNNNNNNNNNNNNNNNNNNNNNNNNNNNNNNNNNNNNNNNNNNNNNNNNNNNNNNNNNNNNNNNNNNNNNNNNNNNNNNNNNNNNNNNNNNNNNNNNNNNNNNNNNNNNNNNNNNNNNNNNNNNNNNNNNNNNNNNNNNNNNNNNNNNNNNNNNNNNNNNNNNNNNNNNNNNNNNNNNNNNNNNNNNNNNNNNNNNNNNNNNNNNNNNNNNNNNNNNNNNNNNNNNNNNNNNNNNNNNNNNNNNNNNNNNNNNNNNNNNNNNNNNNNNNNNNNNNNNNNNNNNNNNNNNNNNNNNNNNNNNNNNNNNNNNNNNNNNNNNNNNNNNNNNNNNNNNNNNNNNNNNNNNNNNNNNNNNNNNNNNNNNNNNNNNNNNNNNNNNNNNNNNNNNNNNNNNNNNNNNNNNNNNNNNNNNNNNNNNNNNNNNNNNNNNNNNNNNNNNNNNNNNNNNNNNNNNNNNNNNNNNNNNNNNNNNNNNNNNNNNNNNNNNNNNNNNNNNNNNNNNNNNNNNNNNNNNNNNNNNNNNNNNNNNNNNNNNNNNNNNNNNNNNNNNNNNNNNNNNNNNNNNNNNNNNNNNNNNNNNNNNNNNNNNNNNNNNNNNNNNNNNNNNNNNNNNNNNNNNNNNNNNNNNNNNNNNNNNNNNNNNNNNNNNNNNNNNNNNNNNNNNNNNNNNNNNNNNNNNNNNNNNNNNNNNNNNNNNNNNNNNNNNNNNNNNNNNNNNNNNNNNNNNNNNNNNNNNNNNNNNNNNNNNNNNNNNNNNNNNNNNNNNNNNNNNNNNNNNNNNNNNNNNNNNNNNNNNNNNNNNNNNNNNNNNNNNNNNNNNNNNNNNNNNNNNNNNNNNNNNNNNNNNNNNNNNNNNNNNNNNNNNNNNNNNNNNNNNNNNNNNNNNNNNNNNNNNNNNNNNNNNNNNNNNNNNNNNNNNNNNNNNNNNNNNNNNNNNNNNNNNNNNNNNNNNNNNNNNNNNNNNNNNNNNNNNNNNNNNNNNNNNNNNNNNNNNNNNNNNNNNNNNNNNNNNNNNNNNNNNNNNNNNNNNNNNNNNNNNNNNNNNNNNNNNNNNNNNNNNNNNNNNNNNNNNNNNNNNNNNNNNNNNNNNNNNNNNNNNNNNNNNNNNNNNNNNNNNNNNNNNNNNNNNNNNNNNNNNNNNNNNNNNNNNNNNNNNNNNNNNNNNNNNNNNNNNNNNNNNNNNNNNNNNNGTGGGGGGGGGGATGTGGAAGGCCTCCCAAGTGAGGTGACATTTGAATGGATCCCAAGATTTTCTTGGGTTCCCTCAGCATCATGACCCTTGCCTGTCATAGCATCTATCACACTGACTTTACTTACACATGTACTTCCTTCTCTGGACTGAAAGCTCATTGGTGGCAGAGAtcctttacatttttgtattctGAGTGTCTTGAACACAACATGTAGTCAGTAAAGATGTGTTATTGCAAATGTCCACGCATCTTGTGTCTGGCTCAGAATATGGTGTTTtagactggatgcagtggctcacatctgtaatcccagcactttgggaggccgaggcaggcggatcacctgaggtcaggagtttgagaccagcctggccaacacgatgaaaccttgtctctactaaaaatacaaaaattagccaggtatggtggcgggcacctgtaatcccagttactcaggaggctgaggcaggaaaatcacttgaacccaggaggcagaggctgcagtgagctgagatcgcaccattgcactccagcctgggcgaccaaaaaaaaaaaaaaaaaaaaaaaaaaattagaaatctctGGAGTCAGATCTGGGTTACGGGCCTTGCTCTGCCTTTTATCAACTATGTGGCAAGTGACTGACCTCTACAAACCTCAGATTTGTGATCTGAGATTAATCACTGGTTAATTGAGAAATGAGCTGAGTGCTAGGACCTAGGAAGTGTTCCATAAGTGATAGTGATGGTTATTGCTGAGTTTTGAATGAAGGAGCTGCCTTAGAATCAGGAGACCTGCACCCAGTTCCCATTCTGCCCCACCTCCCTGTGTCACCCTAGGCAGGCCACATTTCCTTCCTACTCTCAGGGGCCTGAAGCAGGTGCCCTCTTAGGGCCCCACAGCCTGACGTGCTGTAGGGCCTGAGAAGCGGCGTCGTGGAGGACGAGACGTGTGAGGGCAGGAAAGAGTGCTGTGTGTCCAGCAGAGGGCCCTGCCCGGCCCATGGCcggaggctgggagggagggcaggCAAGTGATGCCAGACGCCTGACTGGAGGCGGATCCAGCCGGCCAGCTGCCTCTCTGGAGCCCAGCTCTTGGGCCCCTGCACTCACCTGCTCTTCCCAGGGTGGCTGCCTCCTGCTCATTCAGCCATGCGGTGGCTGTGGCCCCTGGCTGTCTCTCTTGCTGTGATTTTGGCTGTGGGGCTAAGCAGGGTCTCTGGGGGTGCCCCCCTGCACCTGGGAAGGCACAGAGCTGAGACCCAGGAGCAGCAGAACCGATCCAAGAGGGGCACCGAGGATGAGGAGGCCAAGGGAGTGCAGCAGTATGTGCCTGAGGAGTGGGCGGAGTACCCCCGGCCCATTCACCCTGCTGGACTACAGCCCACCAAGCCCTTGGTGGCCACCAGCCCTAACCCCGACAAGGATGGGGGCACCCCAGGCAGTGGGCAGGAGCTGAGGGGTAATCTGACGGGGGCAccggggcagaggctgcagatcCAGAACCCCCTGTATCCGGTGACCGAGAGCTCCTACAGTGCCTATGCTATCATGCTTCTGGCGCTGGTGGTGTTTGCGGTGGGCATCGTGGGCAACCTGTCTGTCATGTGCATTGTGTGGCACAGCTACTACCTGAAGAGCGCCTGGAACTCTATCCTTGCCAGCTTGGCCCTCTGGGATTTTCTGGTCCTCTTTTTCTGCCTCCCTATTGTCATCTTCAACGAGATCACCAAGCAGAGGCTACTGGGTGACGTTTCTTGTCGGGCCGTACCCTTCATGGAGGTGAGTGTGTGTTCTGTCTGAGCTCAGCTGGGAGGCTGCAATCCAGGGAAGGGGTTCAAAGTCTCCATCAGGTCCCTGGAAGTGGAATTTGTGGGTGTGCAAAACCTGAGTCTTGGAGCTCTGGCTTGCTTCTCCTCTACCTTGGAGAAGGAGACAAATATGGTATTGGTTTCTGGTTGCTCTCAAGGGAAGTAGGCAGGCCAGGGGGACAGGCGGGTGCGTGGGGCCCCTGGGTTCCAGCCCCAGCCTGATCTCTTGCTTCAGGAGCAACCTCAAGGCAggtctttcccactttctccagACCCTAAGCTGCCCTCTCCCTTTCTCAGCCCTTCTCCCCTGTCCCACCCAAGATCCCTCTGTCCTTTGTTGCAgttcctcttcttccctctgtACCCCTGCGGCTGTCCTGCTCCCACAGCTCCCTTCGCTGCTCCTTCGTCTCCTGCCTCCTGAGGGAGTGCCTGAAGGGAGAGCCCAGTTTCCTTCACACCCCTCAAGTCAGCATCCCCTCCATGAGAATACAAGCACCAGAAGCAAAAGACTGCTCTGTTCTTTCCTCCCTGCTGGGATTCTCATTGTTATCATTGTCATCTCCACCAGCAACTTCCTAGATCCTCTCTGAAAGGGAATACCTGGTTCTGGGCACTGGAGCTAATGGGGGGCTTTAGTCTCAGCTCTACCACTGACATACTGGGCGTCATTGGGCGTCACTGGGCAGGTTGGGAGACCAAGTCTCCCAACCAGGGCGGGTAGACCAGATGGTCCTTCCAGCTGGCCTGTTCTACACTTCTAAAGTATACCGCTATGCCCTCACTTCTGGGAATGTCTACGATAAGTCCATGGGTGTCAAAGGATATGTAAAGCATAGAGAGACAACtcaaaacactgaagaaatatACCGATGTGTGCATTTATGCAAAACACAGCAAGGCCACCCTCTCTTTATAAGACAAAATAAGCAGTCTTTCAAATTTTGGCAGCATGGAGTGTAATGGAGTGACTGTGGCCTCCCTGTGAAgctgctgggaggagggagacaacaccctttttctttttttttgagacagagtcccactctgtcacccacaacaccctttttctttatttgagacagagtctcattctgtcacccagggtggaatgccgtggtgtaatctcagctcattgcaacctccgcctcccaggttcaaacagtcctcccacctcagcctcccaagtagctggtaccacagacGGGCGgtaccatgcatggctaatttttgtagttttggtagagacagggtttcaccatgttgcccaggctggtctccaaatgctgagctcaagaaatctacctgccttggtctcccaaaatactggaattacaggcggagccaccgcgcctggcaacaCCCTTTTATAGGGAGGATCTCAGGATGGCATTGAGGAGGGAGCAGGAAAAGGCAGCTTGGAATAAAACTTGAGATATTTTTGAGATGTAAAATAGAAggacagggctgggcacggtggctcatgcctgtaatcccagcactttgggaggccaaggtgggtggatcatgaggtcaggagatcgagaccatcctggccaacatggtgaaaccccgtctctaccaaaagcacaaaaattagctgggcgtggtggcacacgcctttaatcccagctactcgggaggctgaggcaggagaatcacttgaacccaggaggcggaggttgcagtgagccaagattgcgccgctgcactccagcctggcaacagagtgagactctcaaaaaaaaaaaaaNNNNNNNNNNNNNNNNNNNNNNNNNNNNNNNNNNNNNNNNNNNNNNNNNNNNNNNNNNNNNNNNNNNNNNNNNNNNNNNNNNNNNNNNNNNNNNNNNNNNGCCCCGCGGAACCCCagcgggcaacagagtgagactctcaaaaaaaaaaaaaaaaaaaaaaaaaggagagaatggtGGCGTTTCTACCCAAGCTTGAAGGCTGTGCCTCCACAGGCCCGGGCTCCCCTGCCAAGAGAGGGGGTTGGGGTTCTCACAAAGGACACTTGGTGACCGTGCTAAAAGCCGGGGATTGTGTTCCCCCATccagaagagagaagaatttGGACAGGACAGGGATCTGAGCACAATCTCTGAGTGTGGCCGAGCAGCATCTGACGGTGCGGGAGGGTCCCCTCTTCCTTCCTGCTCTTTGGCACTCTCCTCCCCTGCCGCCCGGGCTGCTTCCTCTTGGCTCACGGGGTGGTTTTCCATGCGCTTGATGAATAGTGTGTGGGCATGGTGGGCACAGGCTGCTCGGAGGGGGGCCACTTCCCCACACAGCCAGGCCCTGGGCTTCTCTGGACAGGGCCAGGAGcaggactctgtgtgtgtgtgtgtgtgtgtgtgtgtgtgtgtgtgtgttcgcgCGCGCTCGCACGTAAGCCATGTTCCCCAAGACCATTCATCCCATGCGTGCACGTAATGGGATGTGGGCAGTGGAAGGACCTACAAAGATCCAGAACTTCTATGTCTTCATCTTGGTTCTTCCTTGGAGATGATTTTCCAAAGTCTGCCAGAGAGCAACAGGGTCCGTGGGAGCCAGGCCGTTCATCCCCCAGCCTGAGATGCAAAGAACAAGGGGGAAGGAGGCAGGTGTGTGTGTAAACCTCAGCCCCACCAGTCATCAGCAGTGTAGTCCTGGGCAAGTCACTCTTCCTGCCTGAGCCTGAGCTTTTCCAGCTGTAAGGTGGTTGATTGGGAATGTGATATGTAAAGTTCCTGACCCACAGGAAAAGCTCATTAAATGGAGTTGTTACCATTATTATAAttcattcccttccttccttccttccttccttccttccttccttcgttccttccttcgttccttctttccacagggttttgctctgtcacccaggctggagtgcagtgatgtgatcttggctcactgcagcttcagccttctaggctcaagccatcctcctaacctcagcctcccaagtagttgggaccacaggtgtgcctcACCACGAcgggctatttttttgtatttttagtagagactgggctccatcatgttgcccaggctggcctcgaactcctgggctcaagtgatctgcctgcctcgacctctcaaagtgctgggattataggtgtgagccaccgcacccagcccattatTATAATTTCTATGCTTATCACTCAATTCATTGTCTAACTGAGCCAGAAGCCAGGTATCCTTCCTTGTCTCCATAGGTTTTGACCAAGTGCTTCTCTCTTCCCTCACATCCTGCCCACAGGTCTCCTCTCTGGGAGTCACCACTTTCAGCCTCTGTGCCCTGGGCATTGACCGCTTCCATGTGGCCACCAGCACCCTGCCCAAGCTGAGGCCCATCGAGCGGTGCCAATCTATCCTGGCCAAGCTGGCTGTCATCTGGGTGGGCTCCATGACGCTGGCCGTGCCCGAGCTCCTGCTGTGGCAGCTGGCACAGGAGCCTGCCCCCACCATGGGCACCCTGGACTCGTGCATCATGAAACCCTCAGCCAGCCTGCCCGAGTCCCTGTACTCACTGGTGATGACCTACCAGAACGCCCGCATGTGGTGGTACTTTGGCTGCTACTTCTGCCTGCCCATCCTCTTCACGGTCACCTGCCAGCTGGTGACGTGGCGGGTGCGAGGCCCTCCGGGGAGGAAGTCGGAGTGCAGGGCCAGCAAGCACGAGCAGTGTGAGAGCCAGCTCAACAGCACCGTGGTGGGCCTGACCGTGGTCTACGCCTTCTGCACCCTCCCAGAGAATGTCTGCAACATTGTGGTGGCCTACCTCTCCACCGAGCTGACCCGCCAGACCCTGGACCTCCTGGGCCTCATCAACCAGTTCTCTGCCTTCTTCAAGGGCGCCATCACCCCGGTACTGCTCCTATGCATCTGCAGGCCGCTGGGCCGGGCCTTCCTggactgctgctgctgctgctgctgtgaggAGTGCGGCGGGGCTTCGGAGGCCTCGGCCGCCAGTGGCTCGGACAACAAGCTCAAGACCGAGGTGTCCTCTTCCATCTACTTCCACAAGCCCAGGGAGTCACCCCCGCTCCTGCCCCTGGGCACACCTTGCTGAGGCTccagcaggggtggggagggagggaggggccgcCACCCCCGCCGGTGTCTGCTGTTCTTTCCCCAtaggtcttgctttgctgcctgTCTTGCTGTGTAGAGATGGACTTGGTTCCCCTTGTCAAGGTTTGGGAATGTCAAAGCCCCCTCCCCACACAGGGCCTTTCCTGTCCCTTGTGGGGCCTTCCAACCCTGTGCTTTCCACTGGTGGGTGGTGATGCTTCTAGGGCCTTAGAACTGCCCAGAAACTCTGAGTCCCAGCAGCTGGGAGCCAGAACTTTGCCTGCCCTCCCTTGGTTACACTTTCTCCTCTTGCTCTGTGCCTTGTAACCTGACCATACTTTAGTTGTGCCCTTCCCAGGCATCATCTTGCCACCCCCAACCTGGAGCCCCATCTTGGAATGGGGGCTCCTTGGGGGCCAGCTCAATGTGGCTCACCACacgcttctttttcttttctttttttttttttttttaaggcaaaatcttgctctgttgcccaggctggagtacagtggcctgatgtcagctctctgcaacctctgcctcttgggttcaagcgattctcctgcctcagcctcctgagtagctgggattacaggtgtgcaccaccacacccggctgacaTTTGTATTtgtagaagagatggggtttcatcatgttggccaggctggtgttgaactcctgacctcaagtgatctgcttaccttggcctcccaaagtgctgggattacaggtgtgagccgctgcacccggcctcaaTACACTCTTCTCTGGACCGAATCTGTCCCAGCCCTGGATGCCTCCTCCTACTGGTGCCTTCTTTTCTTCCAGAggatttctctctccttcctcctcctttctttggGATCCCCTGGTTGCCCTATCCCAACCTCCCTGTTAGGTGCTTTCCCATAGGAGGCCCTTCTTGAGAAACAATAAACTAGATACAACTACCCCTACACCCATCCACTTTCTTGTGCCACATTCTGGCAGGGCCCAGATGCACCTGGGCCTTCCTGGCCTGGCAATGCCTAGGGGAATTTCTGCTGACCTGGCCTGGCCTGTGGCTGATGTTCAGAACAGCCCTGTGGCCCTGGGGACTCCAAGGGTTTTATGACTTTTGAGGGACAGAGAGGATGGAGGGCTCGGGGAGCCGGGGGACCTAAGTCCTCATCCTGGTCTAAACCCCGTGCTCCTTGGGAAGTCAAAAGCCTGGAAAATATCTCTTCTGGAGCCCTCGTCTCTGCTATGCCCTCTCTCCACAAAGCCCCCCTTGGAGGGAGGCCAGTGGTCTTTCCTCTGTGAGCCCCAGGACTTCCCAACCTTTGTCACTCTGAGAGCTGCTCTTGTTCAGTTTCTTAGAATGGACTGTTTTGCCTGTAAACGGCCCAGCTGCCTGCCCCGGCCTGCCCCCGCCCAGCCCCCACTGCACCACCCTTCCCACCAGAGCTCCCACTGCCCCTGGCAGACCCTTCATGCAGCTCCTCCTGTGGGGCCTTGCCCTTGAAGTCCCacttcccccagccccacctctggGCCCTTCCAGAGGGCACCATTAGCCTTGTGGGTCCCTGGGAAGCTGGCACAGCATCAACCAGAAGTGATGCCTCAGCCAGGCTACCAATCACTCCCTGCCTGGGAGCTCAGCTTTCCTCAGAACCGCCGCCCCTGTCTGAAGCTCTGTCCTGGGTCCCACCAGACTTCTGCCCACCAGGCCTACCTAGAACATCCACACGGGGCCTCAGGAAGGGTCCTGGGGGCCCAGGGACGGGCAGAGGCAGGGGTTCCGAGCACCCGGGGCTCCATTCTCCTCTGTCCACCCACCCACACTCCTTGGCCTCAGCCTGCCCTGTACCCAAGCTTCCCTCCCCCTCTCCTGGGGATCTTAACGGCCTTGTTCTCTCTCCCTGGCACCCACCCCCAGGGCGGCTGATGCCGCCAAGAGAGAGGGAGGCCGTTGCTAGGTGATGGCGCCGCCATGCGCACACCCTTTGTGCTGGGGAGTGACACCCACCCATTTCTCAGCAGACCTGTTGCCACGGTGACTGAAGCCCCCAGCTCTGTCTGTAGAAACTTCAGATGGCTGGGGGAGCAGGTTGCAGAGCGGACCAAAGGCAGGCCTGTCGCGCTGAAGCTCCTGGGGACCATTTCCTCCACATTTCCCCAACTCCTTCTCCCACCCGCTGCCAGGCCTGGAGGCACCACCAGCTTCCTAAGGGATGCGGGAAGGGGCCTGCTGAACTGAGGTGAAGTCCAGGGCAGGGGAGGCAGACCCCTCAACATCCTGTTTAGGGGTCCTCCTCCACAAAGGGTGCCCTCCGCCTCTTCCTCCTGCTGGTTGGTCGACTCAGAGATGAAGGGGGAGAGATCGTGGCTCCGAGGCTCTGCCACTGCCACCTCCCAGGCCTGCCAACGTGAATGGCTTGCAGAATCAGTCAGCAGGCCAGCGGTCTTGGGAAAGAGCCACTGTCCCCGCAGCCTGGGCCAGCTGGGGGAACAATGTAGGGTTTGTTGCTTAGGGGTCCTAGGCTTGCGGGGGGGGTTGGCACATGGTGGGCGGTGGACTTGAGCTGGGATGCTCTGAGATGCCACTAACACGCTCGCTCACCCAAGGGCAGACTTCAGACCAGCCCTCAGATCCTGATGCCAGGTTACGGGGGTTAGGGGAGCCTGAAATCCACTGCGTCTCCCTGCTCCACTTGGGAGTCACCTTCTCATCACTTATCCTGGAACCTGAGTGCAATTACTTAAACcccgtctcagcttcctcatctgcaaaataggaatAATCGTCCTTCACAGAGGAGTCTCATTTAATGAGACAAGATA
The genomic region above belongs to Piliocolobus tephrosceles isolate RC106 chromosome 1, ASM277652v3, whole genome shotgun sequence and contains:
- the GPR37L1 gene encoding G-protein coupled receptor 37-like 1, which encodes MRWLWPLAVSLAVILAVGLSRVSGGAPLHLGRHRAETQEQQNRSKRGTEDEEAKGVQQYVPEEWAEYPRPIHPAGLQPTKPLVATSPNPDKDGGTPGSGQELRGNLTGAPGQRLQIQNPLYPVTESSYSAYAIMLLALVVFAVGIVGNLSVMCIVWHSYYLKSAWNSILASLALWDFLVLFFCLPIVIFNEITKQRLLGDVSCRAVPFMEVSSLGVTTFSLCALGIDRFHVATSTLPKLRPIERCQSILAKLAVIWVGSMTLAVPELLLWQLAQEPAPTMGTLDSCIMKPSASLPESLYSLVMTYQNARMWWYFGCYFCLPILFTVTCQLVTWRVRGPPGRKSECRASKHEQCESQLNSTVVGLTVVYAFCTLPENVCNIVVAYLSTELTRQTLDLLGLINQFSAFFKGAITPVLLLCICRPLGRAFLDCCCCCCCEECGGASEASAASGSDNKLKTEVSSSIYFHKPRESPPLLPLGTPC